From the Pomacea canaliculata isolate SZHN2017 linkage group LG4, ASM307304v1, whole genome shotgun sequence genome, one window contains:
- the LOC112561565 gene encoding hemocyanin A-type, units Ode to Odg-like has protein sequence MALREKGATTGIPYWDWTRTIRALPSLVAESGDNSFFGYHIRQANKDTVRDPQEDLYVASRGTRNILFDMTLLALEEVNFCDFLVQVDLLHVRLHALVGGKEPFSMATLEHAAFDPLFWLHTANVDRLWQAWQELQKLRRKSYHSGSCARVTEDTPMLPFSSETLNPNPVTHANARPVQLVEIDKFRYSYDHLDFNRRSVSELLEATQSLRVKDRLFAAFLLSGVHTSARLHVTLQTGSGEGAVEVGSIYLLGGLSERRWAHERAYKLDVTEAAARLELDPYSTFDFNVSLFDYKGQPLPYTLPYPLVLYRPASVDFDVLVYPMYVDKALPPKVTVRRGTKIRFHAADPSLQGRRIRTFGSYTLFIKCEALPGDADTLSLDVTYSLNPGEYYLALDGDLPGKCLEAGRTILVIDEE, from the exons ATGGCGCTGCGAGAGAAAGGAGCCACCACCGGGATTCCGTACTGGGACTGGACTCGAACCATCCGTGCGCTTCCTTCTCTTGTGGCCGAATCGGGAGACAACTCTTTCTTCGG CTACCACATCAGACAAGCCAACAAAGACACCGTGCGCGACCCGCAAGAAGACCTGTATGTTGCGTCCAGAGGAACAAGGAACATCCTTTTTGATATGACGCTGTTGGCCTTAGAGGAAGTCAACTTCTGTGACTTCCTGGTGCAGGTGGATCTGCTGCACGTGCGACTTCATGCACTGGTGGGCGGGAAGGAGCCCTTCTCCATGGCGACGCTGGAGCACGCTGCCTTTGACCCCCTCTTCTGGCTGCACACCGCCAACGTAGACCGTTTGTGGCAGGCCTGGCAAGAGCTGCAGAAGCTGCGACGCAAGTCCTACCATTCGGGCAGCTGCGCCAGAGTCACGGAGGACACCCCCATGCTGCCTTTCTCTTCGGAGACCTTGAACCCTAACCCAGTAACCCACGCCAACGCTCGACCCGTGCAGTTGGTGGAGATTGACAAGTTCCGCTACAGCTACGACCACCTCGACTTTAACAGGCGCAGTGTGTCCGAGCTCCTGGAGGCCACCCAGTCGCTGAGGGTGAAAGACCGTCTGTTTGCCGCCTTCCTGCTGTCCGGAGTGCACACCAGCGCGCGCCTTCACGTGACTTTGCAGACCGGAAGCGGCGAAGGAGCGGTGGAGGTGGGGAGCATCTACCTCCTTGGCGGACTTTCGGAGAGAAGATGGGCCCACGAGCGCGCGTACAAGCTCGACGTCACGGAAGCAGCTGCCCGCCTGGAGCTGGACCCGTACTCCACGTTCGACTTCAACGTCTCGCTGTTCGACTACAAAGGGCAGCCTTTGCCGTACACGCTGCCATACCCCCTCGTGCTCTATCGGCCGGCTAGTGTAGACTTCGATGTACTTGTCTATCCCATGTACGTGGATAAGGCTCTGCCACCAAAG GTGACTGTGAGGCGCGGTACCAAGATACGCTTCCACGCCGCAGACCCATCTCTGCAAGGGCGGAGGATTCGAACCTTCGGTAGCTACACTCTCTTCATCAAGTGCGAAGCGTTGCCTGGCGACGCTGATACCCTTTCTCTGGACGTCACATACTCGCTGAACCCCGGAGAATATTACCTGGCGCTCGATGGGGACCTGCCTGGGAAGTGCCTGGAGGCCGGGAGAACCATTCTAGTCATAGACGAGGAGTAG